A genomic segment from Nicotiana sylvestris chromosome 1, ASM39365v2, whole genome shotgun sequence encodes:
- the LOC104217755 gene encoding mitogen-activated protein kinase kinase kinase NPK1 — MQDFIGSVRRSLVFKQSGDFDTGAAGVGSGFGGFVEKLGSSIRKSSIGIFSKAHVPALPSISKAELPAKARKDDTPPIRWRKGEMIGCGAFGRVYMGMNVDSGELLAIKEVSIAMNGASRERAQAHVRELEEEVNLLKNLSHPNIVRYLGTAREAGSLNILLEFVPGGSISSLLGKFGSFPESVIRMYTKQLLLGLEYLHKNGIMHRDIKGANILVDNKGCIKLADFGASKKVVELATMTGAKSMKGTPYWMAPEVILQTGHSFSADIWSVGCTIIEMATGKPPWSQQYQEVAALFHIGTTKSHPPIPEHLSAEAKDFLLKCLQKEPHLRHSASNLLQHPFVTAEHQEARPFLRSSFMGNPENMAAQRMDVRTSIIPDMRASCNGLKDVCGVSAVRCSTVYPENSLGKESLWKLGNSDDDMCQMDNDDFMFGASVKCSSDLHSPANYKSFNPMCEPDNDWPCKFDESPELTKSQANLHYDQATIKPTNNPIMSYKEDLAFTFPSGQSAAEDDDELTESKIRAFLDEKAMDLKKLQTPLYEGFYNSLNVSSTPSPVGTGNKENVPSNINLPPKSRSPKRMLSRRLSTAIEGACAPSPVTHSKRISNIGGLNGEAIQEAQLPRHNEWKDLLGSQREAVNSSFSERQRRWKEELDEELQRKREIMRQAVNLSPPKDPILNRCRSKSRFASPGR; from the exons ATGCAGGATTTCATCGGCTCCGTTCGCCGATCTCTGGTTTTCAAGCAGTCCGGAGACTTCGATACCGGCGCTGCCGGTGTCGGCAGCGGATTCGGAGGCTTCGTTGAGAAACTAGGTTCGAGCATTCGCAAATCGAGTATTGGAATCTTCTCGAAAGCTCATGTTCCTGCTCTTCCGTCTATTTCTAAAGCTGAGCTGCCCGCGAAGGCTCGGAAAGATGACACTCCGCCAATCCGGTGGAGGAAAGGTGAAATGATTGGATGTGGTGCTTTTGGTAGGGTTTATATGGGGATGAATGTTGATTCTGGAGAGTTACTCGCTATAAAGGAG GTTTCGATTGCGATGAATGGTGCTTCGAGAGAGCGAGCACAA GCTCATGTTAGAgagcttgaggaagaagtgaATCTATTGAAGAATCTCTCCCATCCCAACATAGTG AGATATTTGGGAACTGCAAGAGAGGCAGGATCATTAAATATATTGTTGGAATTTGTTCCTGGTGGCTCAATCTCGTCACTTTTGGGAAAATTTGGATCCTTCCCTGAATCT GTTATAAGAATGTACACCAAGCAATTGTTATTAGGGTTGGAATACTTGCATAAGAATGGGATTATGCACAGAGATATTAAG GGAGCAAACATACTTGTTGACAATAAAGGTTGCATTAAACTTGCTGATTTCGGTGCATCCAAGAAGGTTGTTGAATTG GCTACTATGACTGGTGCCAAGTCAATGAAGGGTACTCCATACTGGATGGCTCCCGAAGTCATTCTGCAGACTGGCCATAGCTT CTCTGCTGACATATGGAGTGTCGGATGCACTATTATCGAAATGGCTACAGGAAAACCTCCTTGGAGCCAGCAGTATCAGGAG GTTGCTGCTCTCTTCCATATAGGGACAACCAAATCCCATCCCCCCATCCCAGAGCATCTTTCTGCTGAAGCAAAGGACTTCCTATTAAAATGTTTGCAGAA GGAACCGCACCTGAGGCATTCTGCATCAAATTTGCTTCAG CATCCATTTGTTACAGCAGAACATCAGGAAGCTCGCCCTTTTCTTCGCTCATCCTTTATG GGAAACCCCGAAAACATGGCGGCGCAAAGGATGGATGTTAGGACCTC AATCATTCCTGATATGAGAGCTTCCTGCAATGGTTTGAAAGATGTTTGTGGTGTTAGCGCTGTGAGGTGCTCCACTGTATATCCCGAGAATTCCTTAGGGAAAGAGTCACTCTGGAAACTAGGAAACTCTGATGATGACATGTGCCAGATGGATAATGATGATTTTATGTTTGGTGCATCTGTGAAATGCAGTTCAGATTTGCATTCTCCTGCTAATTATAAG AGTTTTAATCCTATGTGTGAACCTGATAACGATTGGCCATGCAAATTTGATGAAAGTCCCGAGTTGACGAAAAGTCAAGCAAACCTGCATTATGATCAAGCAACTATTAAGCCCACTAATAACCCCATCATGTCATACAAGGAGGATCTTGCTTTCACATTTCCAAGTGGGCAATCTGCAGCCGAGGATGATGATGAATTGACAGAGTCTAAAATTAGGGCATTCCTTGATGAAAAG GCAATGGACTTGAAGAAGCTGCAAACACCACTATATGAAGGATTCTACAATTCCTTGAATGTTTCCAGCACACCGAGTCCCGTTGGCACTGGGAACAAGGAAAATGTTCCAAGTAACATAAACTTACCACCAAAAAGCAGGTCACCAAAACGTATGCTTAGCAGAAGGCTCTCTACTGCCATTGAAGGTGCTTGTGCTCCCAGCCCAGTGACTCATTCCAAGCGAATATCAAATATTGGTGGCCTAAATGGTGAAGCTATTCAGGAAGCTCAGTTGCCGAGGCATAATGAATGGAAAGATCTTCTTGGTTCTCAACGTGAAGCAGTTAATTCAAG CTTCTCTGAGAGGCAAAGAAGGTGGAAAGAAGAGCTTGATGAAGAGTTGCAAAGGAAACGAG AGATTATGCGTCAGGCAGTCAACTTATCACCACCAAAGGATCCAATTCTAAATCGATGTAGAAGTAAATCAAGGTTTGCATCTCCTGGAAGATAA